One region of Equus caballus isolate H_3958 breed thoroughbred chromosome 23, TB-T2T, whole genome shotgun sequence genomic DNA includes:
- the LOC138920334 gene encoding spermatogenesis-associated protein 31D4-like isoform X1, producing MEFSQWNVLSFLNSHIELFLSICSTFLDSDHNLTIVCGLCLLLLFLCFLVGIPSLPTFWKTKIYQKRQGRAKRRRKGGTSSGWRNYQREREEKRRLISILKRPLGRPLDTTRFRQLLCPDPSCEVCNSTTAEINRLLEDLEDDTASVSSMASTASGTESSFTLSSAFSEVPPGDLTPSPPPDPSPPPPSVLSPNPTTPLAGFLSPSPPGHSMPPEPSPPLESKFPADHCPPQPLALPPLPPHDTQATGPILQPETTLSLNTIFSLDRTLSQDINPSPNLSQIINPTDSLACHHTPPSLSVSPPTDHPLTVARSKSVSILLKSVPENSSPDSPGGLSTYVPTIRGTDHSSLSISELSWWQACAKDLFLAPSTLAPCAFNREFLALHSSESSLERHPTANLIERGNLSFLSPHVLALLERQVRKRSDFLMWREKEKEKGSFPKKLRPDYPLNPSRKMLESNADECDSAFSLPFWSSAGKPKELHMHGQPPYPKILEDLLQEKCTQLFWGLPSLHSESLPSAIRDSSDCTTIFLFNTISNASMGQESPVPLHRPPPSLPEIQPQPLPQTLPQSQPLPLTQVKSQAHLKSSLPILPSGPLPQRRICGVCHHRPRDESESLTSSEIQQLEWKVLQKQQESLWGSPSVVQRSQEEFCPSAPNFPYHQASQAHASISTLPVEFPLSDELRKKLEHHLRKRLIQNRWGLPRRIRECLSLMMPPRDFSEIAKSESNRGLSRISVNKDLNVGLSQSKSFHDRGSELLQGEKEMGKDQGHSPENGPKAHLLSDPESSSDKDPAYDSEKDLNSHVASLSGKNSRALEESLDQKQLENVLKAHLSKKFEEISEARLPGTVRSSWHASKQTLLLSDKSRTQITQRSLPPSVGGDSSLNTFQELCFIDSSAQQMMETHIKSFRMTMEWGLPCRVLESIQAFKLEDAASQSLPYFYCAPSNNPTLEADSKSRGFEPHRGSSKSALQEKAETTNSALVLDRLCPATSPMGRQGQGVPRQSPSGINQEIAEVVQRSKGARQTHLPVTCGITGKASQKFTQLGNRCPPELPARQAGAKHETKDERVSPSDRRAGRQDKKMKSEPFSVHNTARDIFRAKELNALQSKTGNVLTTSKPGSSQMRRGNHSKIEITGTIESPAPKRQVPQDPKSSDLKEHLLRELKSKLEKRNQSQVQGQHTDRSPASESLTYKASLTHAHGVSPGDMGASQVLHVHLEDSGISRQQRQEPWVPKKDLKRYEDKKFPPATMRVSPPGPNKEELGGGDAGLGTSQPTRKTFATQITASEGTLGSKSSHTSSQKAQPPPESLLRKKMNHIFQWLRPGTKGKNQEHPQEKGSPISSAQSRGLVKGRAAVTGTTTAQKTRTVPGKFPVEKLGQRCAAEVTRPQEPLPSLRKFVKTWQKAEEQAQAEPVQGHPSNYRAPSCKVPNTKSCHHVEVVFAGQNYPTCSRRIRDQNRHPQKVMAFKDQLLDQKRPLSVPRREHVPHPSSTCRRQAGPGASSCSHHC from the exons atggagttcagtcaatggaatgttctctcatttctgaatagccatattgagttgtttttgagcatctgctcaacattcttagatagcgaccacaacctcaccatcgtgtgtgggttgtgcttgcttcttctgttcctgtgcttcctggtggggattccatctttaccaaccttctggaaaaccaaaatctaccaaaag cgtcagggcagagccaagaggagaagaaaaggtggaacatcaagtg gttggagaaattaccagagggaaagagaggagaaaaggaggctaatttctattctgaaaag gcccctaggccggcctctcgataccacccgctttcgtcaactattatgcccagacccctcctgtgaggtgtgtaatagcacaactgctgagatcaatcggctcctggaggacctggaagatgataccgcctctgtgtcctctatggcttccacagcttctgggactgagtcatcattcactctgtcctctgccttctcagaagtccctccaggagacctaacaccatcccctccacctgacccttccccaccgcccccctccgttctctcacctaacccgACGACACCCTTAGCTggctttctttcaccctcaccaccgggtcactctatgccaccagagccttctcctcccttggagtccaaattcccagcagaccattgcccaccccaaccccttgcccttccccctctcccaccacatgacacccaggcaacgggtcctattctccaaccagagaccactctgtctctgaatacgatcttctctcttgaccgcaccctttcccaagatattaacccctcaccaaatttgtcccagataatcaatcccactgattcactggcttgtcatcacacaccaccaagcctgtctgtctcaccaccgacagaccaccctttaactgtggctcgatctaaatcggtttccatcttactgaagtctgttccagagaactcatctccagatagccctggcgggttgtccacttatgtcccaacaatcagaggcactgaccattcaagcctgtcaatttcagaattatcctggtggcaagcttgtgccaaagacttgttcttagcaccttccaccttggcaccatgtgcttttaatcgagagtttcttgctctccattcttcagagtcctctctggagagacaccctacagctaaccttatagagcgtggtaacctctcatttctcagccctcatgtcctggcactcctggagagacaagtccgaaagaggagtgatttcctgatgtggagggaaaaggagaaggagaagggttcttttccaaaaaaacttaggCCAGACTACCCACTAAATCCTTCGCGGAAAATGctagagtcaaatgctgatgagtgtgactcagcattctcccttcctttttggagcagtgcaggcaaaccaaaggagctgcacatgcatgggcagcccccatatcctaaaatcttggaggaccttttacaggaaaaatgtacgcagctcttctggggtctcccatctctgcacagcgagtccttgccctctgctatccgtgactcaagtgactgcaccacaatcttccttttcaataccatctcaaatgcctccatgggccaagaatccccggtacctctccatcgcccacctccatccttgcctgagatccagccccaacccttgcctcaaaccctgccccaatcccagcccctacctctcactcaggtcaagtcccaggcccaccttaaatcctcactcccaatcctaccatctggtcctctaccccagagaaggatctgtggagtgtgtcaccatagaccccgggatgaatcagagtctctcacctcatctgaaattcaacaactggaatggaaagtgttgcagaagcaacaggaaagtttgtggggttcgccctctgtagtccaaagatctcaggaggAATTTTGTCCTTCAGCTCCCAACTTcccttaccatcaggcctcccaggcccatgcctccatctccacccttcccgtagagtttcctctcagtgatgagctgaggaagaaactggaacatcaccttcgaaagaggctcatccaaaaccggtggggcctgccccgcaggatccgtgagtgtctgtcactgatgatgcctccaagagatttctcagagatagctaagtcagagagcaatcgtggactctcacggatctcggtgaacaaagatctaaatgttggattgagccaatccaaaagcttccatgacaggggttcagaactgcttcagggagagaaggagatggggaaggatcaggggcatagcccagagaacggcccaaaagctcatctgttgagtgacccagagagctcttcagataaggatccggcatatgactctgagaaagacctaaatagtcacgtggcaagtctgtcagggaaaaattcaagggccttggaggaaagtctagatcagaaacaacttgaaaatgtcctcaaagcacatttgagcaagaagtttgaggaaatcagtgaggctcggctccctgggacggtgcgcagttcatggcatgctagcaagcagacattgctgctttctgacaaatcccgcacccaaataacacagaggagtctgccaccttcagtgggtggggactcctccctgaataccttccaggagctttgcttcattgattccagtgcccaacagatgatggaaacccatattaaaagctttcgtatgacgatggagtggggccttccctgcagggtcctggaatccatacaggcgtttaaattggaagatgctgcatcccagtccttgccctatttctactgcgccccctcaaataacccaactttggaagcGGACTCCAAATCCAGGGGCTTTgagccccatagaggaagctctaaatccgctcttcaagaaaaagcggaaacaacaaattcagccctggtcctggatcgtctttgccctgctacttcacctatgggcaggcagggacaaggggtgccgagacaatcaccctctggtatcaaccaagagattgcagaggttgttcagaggagtaagggtgccaggcagactcatctgcctgtcacctgtggcatcacaggcaaagcgagtcagaaatttactcagctaggcaacagatgccccccagagctgcctgcaaggcaagctggtgccaaacatgagacaaaggatgagagagtgagtcccagtgatagaagagcagggcgacaggacaaaaagatgaagtcggaacccttttccgtgcacaacacggccagggacatattcagggccaaggagctcaacgctctgcagtcaaaaactggtaatgtgttgacaaccagcaagccaggaagctcccaaatgagacgtgggaatcacagtaaaatagaaattactgggaccattgaaagccctgcaccgaaaagacaagttccccaagacccgaaGTCATCGGATCTGAAGGAACATCTGTTGAgggaattaaagtcgaaactagagaagaggaatcagagccaggtccaaggccaacacactgacaggtcccctgcctcagagagcttgacttacaaggcctcactgactcatgcccacggtgtctcccctggggacatgggagcttcccaggtgctgcatgtccatctggaggacagtgggatcagcaggcagcagcggcaggagccttgggtccctaagaaagacctaaagaggtacgaggataagaaattcccaccagctacaatgagagtgagccctccgggccccaacaaagaagagcttggtggaggggatgcagggttggggacatcccaacctaccaGAAAGACTTTcgctactcagatcacagcatcagaggggacgcttgggagcaagtcttcccacacctcatcacagaaggcacagcctcctcctgaaagtctgctcagaaaaaagatgaaccacatttttcaatggcttcgtcctgggacaaagggcaagaaccaagaacatccccaggaaaagggcagccccatatcatctgcacagagcagaggcctggttaaagggagagctgccgttactgggaccaccacggctcagaagaccaggacggtccctgggaagttcccagtggagaaactggggcagcgttgtgcagcagaggtcacccgccctcaagagccccttccttccctgaggaagtttgtgaaaacttggCAGAAGGCCGAAgaacaggcccaggcagagcccgtccaggggcatccttccaactacagggctccctcctgtaaagtgccaaacacTAAGTCCTGCCACCAcgtagaagttgtctttgctggccagaattatcctacatgttctagacggatcagagaccagaacagacaccctcagaaagtcatggcgtttaaagatcagctcttggatcagaagcgtcccttatctgtgccccgcagggagcatgtgccccatccaagctccacctgcaggcgtcaagccggcccaggggcctccagctgttctcaccactgctaa
- the LOC138920334 gene encoding spermatogenesis-associated protein 31D1-like isoform X2, which translates to MASTASGTESSFTLSSAFSEVPPGDLTPSPPPDPSPPPPSVLSPNPTTPLAGFLSPSPPGHSMPPEPSPPLESKFPADHCPPQPLALPPLPPHDTQATGPILQPETTLSLNTIFSLDRTLSQDINPSPNLSQIINPTDSLACHHTPPSLSVSPPTDHPLTVARSKSVSILLKSVPENSSPDSPGGLSTYVPTIRGTDHSSLSISELSWWQACAKDLFLAPSTLAPCAFNREFLALHSSESSLERHPTANLIERGNLSFLSPHVLALLERQVRKRSDFLMWREKEKEKGSFPKKLRPDYPLNPSRKMLESNADECDSAFSLPFWSSAGKPKELHMHGQPPYPKILEDLLQEKCTQLFWGLPSLHSESLPSAIRDSSDCTTIFLFNTISNASMGQESPVPLHRPPPSLPEIQPQPLPQTLPQSQPLPLTQVKSQAHLKSSLPILPSGPLPQRRICGVCHHRPRDESESLTSSEIQQLEWKVLQKQQESLWGSPSVVQRSQEEFCPSAPNFPYHQASQAHASISTLPVEFPLSDELRKKLEHHLRKRLIQNRWGLPRRIRECLSLMMPPRDFSEIAKSESNRGLSRISVNKDLNVGLSQSKSFHDRGSELLQGEKEMGKDQGHSPENGPKAHLLSDPESSSDKDPAYDSEKDLNSHVASLSGKNSRALEESLDQKQLENVLKAHLSKKFEEISEARLPGTVRSSWHASKQTLLLSDKSRTQITQRSLPPSVGGDSSLNTFQELCFIDSSAQQMMETHIKSFRMTMEWGLPCRVLESIQAFKLEDAASQSLPYFYCAPSNNPTLEADSKSRGFEPHRGSSKSALQEKAETTNSALVLDRLCPATSPMGRQGQGVPRQSPSGINQEIAEVVQRSKGARQTHLPVTCGITGKASQKFTQLGNRCPPELPARQAGAKHETKDERVSPSDRRAGRQDKKMKSEPFSVHNTARDIFRAKELNALQSKTGNVLTTSKPGSSQMRRGNHSKIEITGTIESPAPKRQVPQDPKSSDLKEHLLRELKSKLEKRNQSQVQGQHTDRSPASESLTYKASLTHAHGVSPGDMGASQVLHVHLEDSGISRQQRQEPWVPKKDLKRYEDKKFPPATMRVSPPGPNKEELGGGDAGLGTSQPTRKTFATQITASEGTLGSKSSHTSSQKAQPPPESLLRKKMNHIFQWLRPGTKGKNQEHPQEKGSPISSAQSRGLVKGRAAVTGTTTAQKTRTVPGKFPVEKLGQRCAAEVTRPQEPLPSLRKFVKTWQKAEEQAQAEPVQGHPSNYRAPSCKVPNTKSCHHVEVVFAGQNYPTCSRRIRDQNRHPQKVMAFKDQLLDQKRPLSVPRREHVPHPSSTCRRQAGPGASSCSHHC; encoded by the coding sequence atggcttccacagcttctgggactgagtcatcattcactctgtcctctgccttctcagaagtccctccaggagacctaacaccatcccctccacctgacccttccccaccgcccccctccgttctctcacctaacccgACGACACCCTTAGCTggctttctttcaccctcaccaccgggtcactctatgccaccagagccttctcctcccttggagtccaaattcccagcagaccattgcccaccccaaccccttgcccttccccctctcccaccacatgacacccaggcaacgggtcctattctccaaccagagaccactctgtctctgaatacgatcttctctcttgaccgcaccctttcccaagatattaacccctcaccaaatttgtcccagataatcaatcccactgattcactggcttgtcatcacacaccaccaagcctgtctgtctcaccaccgacagaccaccctttaactgtggctcgatctaaatcggtttccatcttactgaagtctgttccagagaactcatctccagatagccctggcgggttgtccacttatgtcccaacaatcagaggcactgaccattcaagcctgtcaatttcagaattatcctggtggcaagcttgtgccaaagacttgttcttagcaccttccaccttggcaccatgtgcttttaatcgagagtttcttgctctccattcttcagagtcctctctggagagacaccctacagctaaccttatagagcgtggtaacctctcatttctcagccctcatgtcctggcactcctggagagacaagtccgaaagaggagtgatttcctgatgtggagggaaaaggagaaggagaagggttcttttccaaaaaaacttaggCCAGACTACCCACTAAATCCTTCGCGGAAAATGctagagtcaaatgctgatgagtgtgactcagcattctcccttcctttttggagcagtgcaggcaaaccaaaggagctgcacatgcatgggcagcccccatatcctaaaatcttggaggaccttttacaggaaaaatgtacgcagctcttctggggtctcccatctctgcacagcgagtccttgccctctgctatccgtgactcaagtgactgcaccacaatcttccttttcaataccatctcaaatgcctccatgggccaagaatccccggtacctctccatcgcccacctccatccttgcctgagatccagccccaacccttgcctcaaaccctgccccaatcccagcccctacctctcactcaggtcaagtcccaggcccaccttaaatcctcactcccaatcctaccatctggtcctctaccccagagaaggatctgtggagtgtgtcaccatagaccccgggatgaatcagagtctctcacctcatctgaaattcaacaactggaatggaaagtgttgcagaagcaacaggaaagtttgtggggttcgccctctgtagtccaaagatctcaggaggAATTTTGTCCTTCAGCTCCCAACTTcccttaccatcaggcctcccaggcccatgcctccatctccacccttcccgtagagtttcctctcagtgatgagctgaggaagaaactggaacatcaccttcgaaagaggctcatccaaaaccggtggggcctgccccgcaggatccgtgagtgtctgtcactgatgatgcctccaagagatttctcagagatagctaagtcagagagcaatcgtggactctcacggatctcggtgaacaaagatctaaatgttggattgagccaatccaaaagcttccatgacaggggttcagaactgcttcagggagagaaggagatggggaaggatcaggggcatagcccagagaacggcccaaaagctcatctgttgagtgacccagagagctcttcagataaggatccggcatatgactctgagaaagacctaaatagtcacgtggcaagtctgtcagggaaaaattcaagggccttggaggaaagtctagatcagaaacaacttgaaaatgtcctcaaagcacatttgagcaagaagtttgaggaaatcagtgaggctcggctccctgggacggtgcgcagttcatggcatgctagcaagcagacattgctgctttctgacaaatcccgcacccaaataacacagaggagtctgccaccttcagtgggtggggactcctccctgaataccttccaggagctttgcttcattgattccagtgcccaacagatgatggaaacccatattaaaagctttcgtatgacgatggagtggggccttccctgcagggtcctggaatccatacaggcgtttaaattggaagatgctgcatcccagtccttgccctatttctactgcgccccctcaaataacccaactttggaagcGGACTCCAAATCCAGGGGCTTTgagccccatagaggaagctctaaatccgctcttcaagaaaaagcggaaacaacaaattcagccctggtcctggatcgtctttgccctgctacttcacctatgggcaggcagggacaaggggtgccgagacaatcaccctctggtatcaaccaagagattgcagaggttgttcagaggagtaagggtgccaggcagactcatctgcctgtcacctgtggcatcacaggcaaagcgagtcagaaatttactcagctaggcaacagatgccccccagagctgcctgcaaggcaagctggtgccaaacatgagacaaaggatgagagagtgagtcccagtgatagaagagcagggcgacaggacaaaaagatgaagtcggaacccttttccgtgcacaacacggccagggacatattcagggccaaggagctcaacgctctgcagtcaaaaactggtaatgtgttgacaaccagcaagccaggaagctcccaaatgagacgtgggaatcacagtaaaatagaaattactgggaccattgaaagccctgcaccgaaaagacaagttccccaagacccgaaGTCATCGGATCTGAAGGAACATCTGTTGAgggaattaaagtcgaaactagagaagaggaatcagagccaggtccaaggccaacacactgacaggtcccctgcctcagagagcttgacttacaaggcctcactgactcatgcccacggtgtctcccctggggacatgggagcttcccaggtgctgcatgtccatctggaggacagtgggatcagcaggcagcagcggcaggagccttgggtccctaagaaagacctaaagaggtacgaggataagaaattcccaccagctacaatgagagtgagccctccgggccccaacaaagaagagcttggtggaggggatgcagggttggggacatcccaacctaccaGAAAGACTTTcgctactcagatcacagcatcagaggggacgcttgggagcaagtcttcccacacctcatcacagaaggcacagcctcctcctgaaagtctgctcagaaaaaagatgaaccacatttttcaatggcttcgtcctgggacaaagggcaagaaccaagaacatccccaggaaaagggcagccccatatcatctgcacagagcagaggcctggttaaagggagagctgccgttactgggaccaccacggctcagaagaccaggacggtccctgggaagttcccagtggagaaactggggcagcgttgtgcagcagaggtcacccgccctcaagagccccttccttccctgaggaagtttgtgaaaacttggCAGAAGGCCGAAgaacaggcccaggcagagcccgtccaggggcatccttccaactacagggctccctcctgtaaagtgccaaacacTAAGTCCTGCCACCAcgtagaagttgtctttgctggccagaattatcctacatgttctagacggatcagagaccagaacagacaccctcagaaagtcatggcgtttaaagatcagctcttggatcagaagcgtcccttatctgtgccccgcagggagcatgtgccccatccaagctccacctgcaggcgtcaagccggcccaggggcctccagctgttctcaccactgctaa